From the Macaca thibetana thibetana isolate TM-01 chromosome 12, ASM2454274v1, whole genome shotgun sequence genome, one window contains:
- the LOC126933037 gene encoding LOW QUALITY PROTEIN: ribosome biogenesis protein BMS1 homolog (The sequence of the model RefSeq protein was modified relative to this genomic sequence to represent the inferred CDS: inserted 1 base in 1 codon), whose amino-acid sequence METKDQKKHRKKNSGPKAEKKKKRHLQDLQLGDEEDARKRNPKAFAVQSAVRMARSFHRTQDLKTKKHHIPVVDRTPLEPPPIVVVVMGPPKVGKSTLIQCLIRNFTRQKLTEIRGPVTIVSGKKRRLTIIECGCDINMMIDLAKVADLVLMLIDASFGFEMETFEFLNICQVHGFPKIMGVLTHLDSFKHNKQLKXTKKRLKHRFWTEVYPGCQAFYLSGMVHGEYQNQEIHNLGRFITVMKFRPLTWQTSHPYVLADRMEDLTNPEDIRTNIKCDRKVSLYGYLRGAHLKNKSQIHMPGVGDFAVSDISFLPDPCALPEQQKKRCLNEKEKLVYAPLSGVGGVLYDKDAVYVDLGGSHGFQDEVGPTHELVQSLISTISTIDAKMASSRVTLFSDSKPLGSEDIDNQGLLMPKEEKQMDLKTGRMRRKAIFGDEDESGDSDDEENDEISEDDELENGSSDEEAEEEENAEMTDQYMAGKGVKRRKLEELEEDSEMDLPAFADSDDDLERSSAEEGEAEEADESSEEEDCTAGEGGISGSKAVGEGSKAGLSPANRQSDRVNLEKSLLMKKAALPTSDSGHCTAEEAFASEDESEESSSLGAEEEDSENEEAIRKKLSKPSQVSSGQKLGPRNLIDETSDIEDLLKEEEDYKEENNDSKETSGALKWKEDFSRKAAEAFLRQQQAAPNLRKLIYGTVAEDNEEEDGDTQEELGGLFRVNQPDRECKHKADSLDCSRFLVEAPHDWDLEEVMNSIRDCFVTGKWEDDKDAAKVLAEDGK is encoded by the exons ATGGAGACTAAAGAccagaagaaacacagaaagaaaaacagtgggcccaaagctgaaaagaaaaagaagcggCATCTGCAGGATCTCCAGCTAGGAGACGAAGAAGATGCCCGGAAGAGAAATCCCAAAGCTTTTGCAGTTCAGTCTGCTGTGCGGATGGCTCGATCCTTTCACAG gaCTCAGGATTTGAAGACAAAAAAGCATCATATTCCAGTGGTTGATCGAACTCCACTGGAGCCCCCACCAatagtggtagtggtgatgggGCCTCCAAAAGTTGGAAAGAGCACTTTGATACAATGCCTCATTCGGAACTTCACCCGGCAGAAGCTGACCGAGATCAGAGGCCCTGTGACAATTGTGTCAG GTAAAAAGCGCAGACTCACCATTATTGAATGCGGGTGTGATATTAACATGATGATTGATCTGGCTAAAGTAGCAGATCTG GTACTGATGCTTATAGATGCCAGCTTTGGGTTCGAAATGGAAACATTTGAGTTTCTAAACATCTGTCAAGTACATGGCTTTCCTAAAATTATGGGAGTTCTCACCCACCTCGACTCCTTCAAGCATAATAAGCaactga aaacaaagaagCGATTAAAACACAGGTTCTGGACAGAAGTTTACCCG g GGTGCCAAGCGTTCTACCTTTCTGGAATGGTGCATGGAGAATATCAAAACCAAGAAATCCACAATCTGGGCCGTTTTATTACAGTTATGAAGTTTAGGCCTCTCACATGGCAAACTTCTCACCCTTATGTCCTGGCAGACAG gaTGGAAGATTTGACAAACCCAGAGGATATCCGAACAAACATCAAATGTGACCGGAAGGTGTCACTTTATGGTTATTTAAGAGGAGcacacttgaaaaataaaagccaaattcaCATGCCAG GGGTAGGAGATTTTGCTGTGAGTGACATCAGTTTCCTCCCAGACCCTTGTGCTCTTCCTGAACAACAAAAGAAGCGCTGTTTAAATGAGAAGGAGAAGCTGGTTTATGCGCCTCTTTCTGGAGTTGGGGGTGTGCTGTATGACAAAGACGCTGTCTATGTTGACCTTGGTGGCAGCCACGGTTTTCAG GACGAGGTGGGGCCCACCCATGAGCTGGTCCAGAGTCTCATCTCCACCATCTCCACCATTGATGCCAAGATGGCTTCAAGTCGAGTGACACTGTTTTCTGATTCCAAGCCACTTGGGTCAGAGGATATAGATAATCAAGG GCTATTGATGccaaaggaggaaaaacaaatggaCTTAAAAACTGGGCGAATGCGTCGGAAAGCCATTTTTGGAGATGAAGATGAATCTGGAGATAGTGATgatgaagaaaatgatgaaatatcCGAAGATGACGAGTTGGAAAACGGCTCTAGTGATGAGGAAgcagaagaggaggaaaatgcTGAGATGACTGATCAGTATATGGCTGGTAAGGGCGTCAAACGACGGAAACTTGAAGAGTTGGAAGAAGACAGTGAAATGGATTTGCCAGCGTTTGCTGACAGTGACGATGACCTTGAGAGGAGCTCAGCGGAAGAAGGGGAAGCAGAGGAAGCTGATGAAAGCAGTGAAGAAGAGGACTGCACTGCAGGAGAGGGGGGCATTTCAGGATCAAAGGCTGTTGGAGAAGGTAGTAAAGCAGGGCTGTCGCCAGCTAATCGCCAGAGTGACCGTGTGAATCTGGAGAAGTCTTTGCTGATGAAGAAAGCAGCTCTCCCCACTTCCGATTCTGGGCATTGCACAGCTGAAGAGGCGTTTGCATCTGAAGATGAATCTGAAGAAAGCTCCTCACTCGGTGCAGAGGAAGAGGACTCAGAAAATGAAGAGGCTattagaaaaaagctttcaaaGCCTTCTCAAGTGAGCAGTGGTCAGAAACTGGGGCCAAGGAACTTAATTGATGAGACCAGTGATATAGAAGATTTACTCAAAGAGGAAGAAGattacaaggaagaaaataatgattcCAAAGAAACCTCAG GTgccctcaagtggaaggaagacTTTTCCAGAAAGGCAGCTGAGGCCTTTCTGAGGCAGCAGCAAGCAGCTCCAAACCTCCGAAAGCTTATTTATGGGACAG TGGCAGAAGATAATGAAGAAGAAGATGGTGATACCCAAGAAGAGCTTGGAGGGTTGTTTCGTGTCAACCAGCCTGACAGAGAGTGTAAGCATAAGGCTGACTCTTTGGACTGTTCTAGATTTCTTGTGGAGGCCCCCCATGACTGGGATTTAGAGGAG